GGGTCAGCGCCTCCGGGCTCTGACCGGTGACCTCCACCAATTTGCGGAACGCCTCGCCCACGGGCAGGACAGCCTCGCTGACGGAGTCCGGTGACCATCCCAGGGCCTCCACCAACGTGCGCCGCGCCAGTCGGTCCTTGTCGGAAAAATGATGGTAGAGCCACGGCCCCAGCTTGCCCTCCAGGGTCCAGCCAATCAGGATGGGCGCCTGCGAAAAACCGATCCACATGGCCTTCTTGTCCGGCGGAGCCACGTTCCCGAGGAACTCGCTGTACTTTGGACTGGCCAGCATTTCGCCGATGCTGAACACCACCAGCGCCAGCACGATCCAGCCCACCTGCCGGGTCAGGCCAATGCCCATCAGCGCCGTCGCCACCAGTAGCGTGCCGACCAGGAGGCTGTCCGTGGCCCGCATCCGGGCACTCAATCCGGCAAACACAAAACAGGTCAGCATGATCATGCCGGCGTTGATGTTGACGATCCCTTCCGGCTGGATGTTCCGGCCCTCGGCGTCCATCCCGAGCAGAAACTTCGCCACGGCGTTCTGAGCACCGTCCGCACCGAACAAAAACGTCACCATGGGCCGCGTGTCCACCCAATCCTCAACGTACCGGGGCAGCACATCCCAGAGCATGGGAAACATCAACCACCACACCGAAAAAATCGCCAGATACACGGTCAGATGGGGTTTGCGCAGCTCCGCAAGGGACTCCCGCCACAGGGGTTGTTCGCGTTCCAATCCGGCGCGGATGCGTGCCCGCCGGGCCAGCCGTTCTTCCAACCCCGGTTCACGATAGGTCAGCAACAGCAGAAAGTTCAGGCAGATCACCGCCGCGTTGGTGTAAAAGACCGCCTGCCATCCCATGTGCGACCGCATGTGCAGCGCGACCAACGGCCCGATCCAGCCGCCGATGTTGACGGCCTGGTAAAAGATGCCCCAGGCCATGCTGCTGTTGAGCCGGTGGGTCGCCCGGATCAGCGTCCCCTGAATCCCCGGCTTGAAGATGGCCGTCCCCACCGCCAGGAACATGGCCCCCACGAAAAACCCCGCGTAGGTCTGCCACCAGGCCATGATCAGATACCCCAGACACTTCAGCGCCGTGGAAAGGAAGATGGTCGGCTTGTATCCGTACCGGTCCGACAGGCCGCCGGTGAACACCGGCACCAGCGATTGCACCAGGTTCCACGTCATCAGCAACGTGCCGAATGTGGCCATGGTCACCCCCAGGCCGTGCTCGGAAACGGGCCGCGTCGCGTACAAGGTGGCCACGGCCCGGACGCCGTAGTAGGCCAGGCGCTCGATCATCTCCATGGCACCCACGACCCAAAAGACGAACCCCAGGCTTTTGATGGACGCCCACATGCCGAGCTGCTTGACATCCGCCAGCGGATTTCCGGGTGCTTGGGCGGTACGATCCGACAACGACACGGAAGGTTCGGAAGGAGGCGGGTTCATCGGCATGCAAGGGATGGACCTGGACAAGGTTGACTCAGGGGCAGGGGCGCAACCACAACCTGCGGAAAGCCGCACCGGTTCCTCCGGGGTACATCACCACGTGAACGACCCGGATTGGCGCGCGTAGCCCCGCGCCGGGCTGATTGCCCTGCCGTTGTCATCGCCGGGCGACTTTGCCAACGGAACCGTTTCCCGACAAGCGCCGATCCTGAATTGCCCGCCGGTCAGGGCCGGGCACCTGTTTGTCTTCCGACCGGATGACGCCAGGCCACGGCAACGAGGAGGGAAGCAGATAGGTCGCCCGTCGGTTCCTCAACCCGCGGCCCGGGCCGCACCACGACGCCGATCCAGCCACCGGCGCAGCCGGTCCAGACCCTGCCGGAGCGACTCCTCGCCCCGGGGGGAGAATCCCTCGCCCAGGCCGAAGTCCTCCCCGGGCAACGCCAGCAACCACGCCGGTGGTACACGACCGTACAGGGCTTCCGCCAGGGCAAGGACGCCGGCAGGGGAACAATCGTGGGTTCCGAGGGTGGAACCGGTGTGAGGGCGGAGCCGTTGCAATCGGACCCGGGCGGGCCCGCCCACGGCAGCATCCACGAACACCACCGCGGCCGCCCGGCTGACCGGTTCGGCGAGGTCGGGTGTAAGCTGCTGACAGATTCTCACTTCCACGCCGGGCCGCACTTCGGCGGCCAGCGTTTCGGCCAGAGCCACGCCCAGTCCGTCATCCCTCCGCAGGGGGTTGCCGTAGCCGAGGACCAGCACCGGCGCGGCTCCGGCGCGGCTCCGGCGCGGCCCTGGCTCAGTCGCGTCGCAGTTCCTGCAGGAGCTGGCCATCGGGGCCAAGGATGCGAACCACCATGGGCATGCGGCCCACGGCATGGGTGGAGCAGCTCAGGCACGGATCGTAACACCGGATGCCGTGCTCGATGCGATTCAACACGCTTTCCGGCACCGGCACGCCCCGCACGTAGTGGCGCGCGATCTGCGCCACCGTCCGGTTCATGGCCAGGTTGTTCTGGCCGGTGGCGATGATCAGGTTGACCCGGCGGAGCAGACCGTTGCGATCCACCGTGTAGTCGTGGAACAGCGTGCCGCGCGGGGCCTCGCTCACGCCCACGCCGCGCAGGCTGTTGATTCCCGCATCGGCGCGCAGCTCGTCGCTCAGCAGGTCGGGATCGTCCAGCATCTGTTCGATCCGCTCCACGCAGGTGAGGATCTCGATCAACCGCGCGTAGTGGTAGAGGAAGGCCGAGTTCACCGCTCCACGGCCCAGCTTCTTGAAATACTGCAGTTCCGCGTCGGCCAGGGGCGTGCCCATCCGCCGCGCCACATTCAGCCGCGCCAGGGGTCCCACGCGGTACATCCCATCCGGCAGACCCAGCGGTTTGTAGAAGGGCGACTTCAGGTACGAACCGGACTGGACGGCCTCGCCAATCACCTCGTCGTAACGCTGCGGATCCACATCGTCGGCCAGCACGTTTCCGCTGCCGTCCACAAACCGGAGTCGGCCGCCGTAATGCTCCCAGGTGCCGTCCCCGGCCACGAGGCTCATGTACAGCGACGGGAAATTGCCGTAGATCTGGACCTCGCGTCCGTGGGATTTGAGCGTCTTCTTGAACAGGTCGATCGCCATCTGGACCGTGGCGCGTGCCTCGGGGATCCAGCCCCGCAACCGGTCCCGGCCCTCGGGCGTCAAGGGATTGCGCACACCGCCGGGCACCGCCCAGGAGGGATGAATCTTCCGGCCGCCGAGCTGTTCGATCACCTCCTGGCCGAATTGCCGCAGCCGGATCCCGGCCCGGGCCAGCTCCGGTTGCGCTGCGATCAGGCCGAACACGTTGCGCCGGTCCGGCGGACTGTCCCAGCCCAGAACAAAATCCGGCGCGCTCAAATGAAAGAAACTCAGGGCGTGGCTCTGCACAATCTGCCCCAGGTTCATCAACCGGCGCAGTTTCTCGGCCGCCGGCGGGATGTCCACCGCCATGATGGCGTCACCGGCCTTCGCCGAGGCCAACAGGTGACTGACCGGACAAATCCCGCACACGCGGGCCGTCAGACCCGGCATTTCGCTGAACGGTCGGCCTTCGCAGAATTTCTCGAACCCGCGGAACTCGACCACGTGAAACTCAGCATCGGCCACGTTGCCGGCCTCGTCCAGGTACAGGCTGATTTTGGCGTGGCCTTCGATGCGGGTGACCGGATCAATGACGATGCGTTGAGCCATGGTGATTCGTGCGTGCAAACATTCTCATCGCGCCGCGCCTGCGGCGCATTTGCAAAATCGGTCGGGCGTAATTTCCCGGATCATGTTCGGAACCTGCCTCTTCAGCCGAACTTGAGCTGCGGTCCCTCCAGGGCGGGGGCACGCCCCTCCAACAGGGCCGTCAACACGGCCCGAATCCGATCCGCCGGCGGCGGGCAACCGGGCAGGTAATACTCCACCGGCACCACCTCGTGCACGGGCATCACCCGCGGCAACAAGGGCGGCACGATCCCTTCCCGGGACGGGATCCCCGGGTTTTCCTGGGCGCATTCCACGTACGCCCGCCGCAGAACCAGCTCGGCATTTCGCGGCCCGAGCTGGTTGCGAATGGCGGTGACGTTGCCCGTCACGGCGCAATCGCCGAAGCTGACCAGCACCCGCGTTCGCTCCCGGATCCGCTCCAGCAGCTCAAGATGATCCGTGTTGCACACGGCCCCCTCAATCAGGCAGACGTCCACACCCTCCGGATACTCCTTGTGATCCACCAACGGGCTGTAAACCACCTCAACCCGCCGGGCCAGTTCCAGGAGGAACTCGTCCAGGTCCAGGAAGGACATGTGGCAGCCGGAACAGCCGCCCAGCCAGACGGTGGCCAGTTTTATGCGATCCATTGTTTCTCCTCCCGCGCCGTGACAATGAACTCCAGTTTGTGCCGGTCATGGTGCATTTCCCCGGTGCTGAGGCCCTTGTAATAGAGTGCGCCCGTGGGACAGGCCATGACGCATTTGCCGCAATTCGTGCAGGAATCCGACTCGCCCCAAGGTTGGTTCAGATCCGTGATGATCCGGCAGTCGGCACCGCGCCCGGCCACGTTCTTGGTGCCGGCGCCCTCAATGTGCCAGCAAACCCGCACGCACCGGGTGCAGAGGATGCACCGGTTGTGGTCCATCCCGAACAGCGGATGGCTCTGGTCCACCACCAGTTGCGGGTGCTGGTAGGGAAAGCGTACGTGGTCCATCCCGGCCTCGTAGGCCAGCGCCTGCAACTCGCAGTTGCCGTTGGACACGCAAACCGAACACACGTGGTTGCGTTCCGCAAACAGCAGTTCCAGCGTCATCCGCCGGTACTTGCGCAACCGGTCCGACACGGTCCACACCTCCATGCCCTCGGCCACCTTGGTGGTGCAGGCCGGCAGGAGTTTGTTGGACCCGGCCACCTCCACCAGGCAGAGGCGGCAGGCGCCCACGTCGTAGACACCCTCGAGATGGCACAGGGTGGGGATCCGGATCCCGGCGTCCTGCGCCGCCTCCAACACCGTGGCACCGGCGGGTGCGCTGACCGGTTTGCCGTCAATCGTCAGTGTGACTGCAGCCATGGCGAAAATCCTCCAGGTTCAGGGCCGCCCGACCACCGCCGCCGGATGGAGCGAACGCTCCGGTTTGAGCCGGCGTTCGTATTCATGCCGGAAAAACCGGAGCGTGCTGAGCACGGGATTGGGCGCGGTCTGCCCCAGCCCGCACAGGCTGGTGTGCTTGACCATGTCGCAAAGCTCCTCGAGCAGCGCCAGATCCCGGGCGGTGGCCCGCCCCTCCAGGATCCTGGTCAACAACCCGTGCATCTGGACCGTGCCGGCCCGGCAGGGGATGCATTTCCCGCAGGATTCGTCTTTGCAGAACTCCATGAAAAACCGGGCCACGTCCACCATGTCGGTGGTCTCATCCATGACAATCATGCCACCGGACCCCATGATGGACCCCAGGCGGGTGAGGGATTCGTAATCCACCTCCACGTCCATCAGCTCGGCCGGAATGCAACCACCGGAAGGCCCGCCCGTTTGGACCGCCTTGATCCGGGCCCCGCCCGGCGCGCCACCACCCATCTCCTCCACGATGGTCCGCAAGGTTGTGCCCATGGGCACCTCGATCAGGCCGGTGTTCTTCACCTTGCCGGCCAGGGCAAACACCTTGGTACCCTTGCTCTTCTCGGTGCCAATCCGGGCAAACCAGTCCGCGCCGTTCCGGATGATGGCCGGCACGTTGGCAAAGGTCTCCACATTGTTGATCAGGGTGGGACAACCCCACAGACCGCTCTCGGCGGGGAAGGGCGGGCGCGGCCGCGGCGTGCCCCGCCGGCCCTCGATCGAAGCCATGAGCGCGGTCTCCTCTCCGCACACAAACGCCCCGGCCCCAATCCGCAGTTCCACGTTGAAATTCAGGGGCGAGCCGAAAATGCCGCTACCCAGGATCCCCAGCCGCCGCGCCTGTTCAATGGCCAGGCGCAATCGCCGAATGGCCAGCGGATACTCCGCCCGCACATAAATGAAACCCTGTTCGGCCCCCACCGCATAGGCGGCAATGGCCATGCCCTCCAGCACACTGTGCGGGTCGCTCTCCAATACGCTGCGGTCCATGAAGGCTCCGGGATCGCCCTCATCCGCGTTGCAGACCACGTACTTCCTGGGCCCGGGCGACTTGGCCACCGTGCTCCACTTAAGCCCGGTGGGGAAACCGGCCCCGCCCCGACCCCGCAGGCCGCTGGCCATGATGGCCTCGATCACCTCGCGGGGTTCCATCTCAATCACCGCATCGTGCAAAGCACGGTACCCGTCGGCGGCGATGTAGGATTCGATCCGCTCCGGATCCACCACGCCACTGTTGGCCAGCACGATGGGCAGTTGCCGCGTGAAAAACGGATGCTGCAGGTCCGCCTGTTCCAGCGGCGGTTTCCCGCCGCGCACCCGTTCCAACAGCTGACGGGCGTTCTCGGGCGTGACCTTCTGGTACAACTCGTTCGCCGGGTCCACGTGCACCAGCGGACCCTGGCTGCACAACCGGAGACAGCCGACCCCGCGCACCTCCACCTGATCGGCCAACCCCAGCTCGGCCACCGCCTGATCGAGCTGTTTCTTCACCTGATCGCTGCCGGCCGACAGGCAGCCCGCGGCGGTGCAACACCGCAAGGTGTACGGTTTGCGCGACGCCAGTTCCTTTTCCTTAATGGCCAGAAGTTGATTCAGATCCATGGGTCAACCAGGGTTGCAGGGTGGCAAGAACACTTTCCGGCGTCTGACGCGGCGCCACCTGGCCGTCGAATACAACGGCCGGCGCAATACCGCACGCCCCGATGCACCGGGCCACAAGCACCGAAACCTGACCGTCCGGCGTGGTCTGCCCGGCGCGCACGCCCAATTGCGACTCCAGCGTCGCCAGGATCTTGTCGGCGCCCTTGACGTAACAGGCCGTGCCCATGCAGACGACACAGGTGTGCTTGCCCGCCGGTTTGAGCTGGAAAAAGTGATAGAACGTGGCCACGCCGTACACACGGCTGGGAGGCAGCTTCAGCCGCTGCGCCACAAACAACAACAGGTCATCGTCCAGGTAGCCGAAAAGCTCCTGGGCCTTGTGCAGGATTTCGATGAGCGCGTCCTGGCGGTGCTGGTGCTTCTTCATGTGCGCTTCCAGGATCTTGTAGCGCTTGTCACCAGCCGCACGGGCCAGCGCTTCCTGCATCCGCTTCCGCTTGGGCGTGGCAAGGGTGGTCATCATGGGTATCCTTTCCTGCCGGTCCCGCATCCCTCCGGGGTCCGGCACCTTGCTGGCTGCAACGTGCCGGAAGGGGCGCGACAGGGCATTACACTTTTTGGCTTTCGATGGGCCAAAATTGTTGCAGTTGCCAGGTGAAGGTCAACCTCCGAATCGAGTCCGGTCCATGCGATCCTGCAAGGGTGCCTCGCGACCCGGCTTCCGGGGAGATGCCGGTTTGATCCCGGGTGCCGGCCCGGCGTCGCAGAGCGTTGCGTGGACGCGCAGCGAGGTTCATCCACCCGGCAGGGCATGGCAACCCTCGCCATGTGGCGGGCCAACCCGAAACCGGCCGGGGCTCCGGAATCCGTGGTTGCCTCGTTCAGGCCCGCGTTTCTCTGAAGCCGCCGGAAGCGCACCCTGTCCGGGGAATTGAAGCGCCCCCCGGTAGCCTGTCCACTGAGCCGAGTTGCCCCCGGTGCAGTTCATGACCCGTCTTCCGGGTGCGAACCTTTTTCTGCCGGGTTCGGACAAGACTTTCCGCCGATTTTGGCTATACTTCGCCCGTATGAGCAGCAGCAACCCGGTGTCATTGACACGTGACGTGGAGGCGACCCTGATCCCTGTGGGGACGAAGGTAACCCTGATGAAGGGGGAGCAGGCCTACATCACCCAGTCGTTGGGCGGCAGTTACACGGTGATTGTCAACGGGAACATGTTCCGGATCGAGGGCAAGGACGCCGACGCCCTGGGCCTGCCGGTGCAAACCCAGGTTGTCGCCACCGGCAAACCCATGACCCGGGAGGAGGTCGAGAAACAGGTCTGGGAGGTCCTGAAAACCTGTTACGATCCGGAGATCCCGGTGAACATCGTGGACCTGGGCCTGATCTACGACTGCGTGGTGACGCCCATTGAGGGTAAGGAAAACGCCTATCGCGTGGACGTGAAGATGACCCTGACGGCCCCCGGTTGCGGCATGGGCCCGATGATCGCTCAGGACGCCCAGAACAAGATTCTTTCCATCGAGGCCGTCGAAGAGGCCAACGTCGAGGTGGTCTGGGATCCGCCGTGGAACCAGTCCATGCTCTCGGAGGCCGCCAAGCTGCAACTGGGCCTGATGTGAAAAGCATCCCGACAATCCCGGCCATGGAGACAGTGACCGACACGGCTGCGGCCAATCGGGACACCACCGCTGCCACGGGTCCGACCCCGACCGGCGGGGTGGACTGGCACCGGCTGCGCGAGGACTTCCCCATCCTGCACCAGACGGTGCATGGCAAGCCGCTGATCTACTTCGACAATGCGGCCACCAGCCAGAAACCCCGGGTGGTCATCGAGACATTGCGCCGTTATTACGAACGGGACAACGCCAACGTCCACCGCGGCATCCACGAACTGAGCAACCGCGCCACCCAGGCCTACGAGGCGGCCCGAACGCGTGTGGCCCGCTTCCTGAACGCCCGCAGCCCGGACGAGATCGTCTTCACCCGCGGCACCACCGAGGGAATCAACCTGGTGGCGCAGGCCTGGGGACTCCAAAACCTCCGCCCGGGCGACGTCATTTTGCTGACCGAGCTGGAGCACCACAGCAACCTGGTGCCCTGGCAGATGCTGGCGCAACGGGTGGGGGCAAAACTGGCCTTTGTACCCGTCACCGGCGATGAGGGTCTGGTGGATGAACGGCGCCTGGCCGAATTGCTGGCGCCGCCGGTGAAACTGTTTGCCATGGTGCACGTGTCCAACTCGCTCGGCGTCGTGAATCCCGTGGCGGATTGGTGCGCCCGGGCACGGCAGCGGGGGATTGTCACCCTGGTGGATGGAGCCCAGAGCGCGGGGCACATGCCGGTGGACGTGCAGGCGATCGGCTGCGATTTCTTCGTCTTTTCGGGCCACAAGACCTGCGGGCCGACGGGTGTGGGGGTGTTGTATGGCCGCCGGGAACTCCTGGAACACATGCCCCCATGGCAGGGGGGCGGCGAAATGATCCTGTCGGTCGACTACCACCAGACCACCTTCAAGGCGCCCCCTCACCGGTTTGAAGCCGGTACACCGGACATTTCGGGGCCGATCGGGTTGCACGCGGCCCTGGATTATCTGGATGGCATCGGCCGGGCGCGCATCTGGCAGCACGACCAGGAACTGGCCCAGTACGCGTACGACCGATTGGCCGCCATCCCGGGCATCCGGTTGTTTGGGCCCAAACGGGGCCGGGCCGGCCTGGTCAGTTTCCTGCTGAACGACGTGCACGCGCACGACGTGGTCACCCTGGCCGACCGGGAAGGAATTGCCCTGCGCGGAGGGCACCATTGCACCCAGCCGTTGATGCGCAAACTGGGGGTCGAATCCACCGCACGGGCCAGCTTCTACTTCTACAACACATTCGAAGAGGTGGACCGTTTCGTGGAGGTGATCCGCGCCATCCAGAAGTTCTTCAGCCGCTGAACCGCGCGGGCCCGCGCAGGAGTTGTCCTCCGGGCCGGCGGGAGCTGCGCGAGCGGCCGCGGGATGCATGCGGCTTCCGCACTGCCGGCCGCCCGTTCAGGTACGGTTACGACCGGCATTTGTGCCGGCTTGTCTCCGGTCCTGCCCGTTCACGCCCCTGGTCTCGCATGTGGCATCGATCGTGCTGCGTTGCAAGCTGGTGGAAGGCGAGTAGGTTGACGGATGAGCCGGGACCCCTCCGGCGGCCGTTCCATCCAGGTGCCGGCCTATGAACCTGGTGCAACCATGCTGTCGGGCTCGATTGACGGCCGAGGACCTCGAGCTGGTCCGATCGGTCCTCGCAGCGGAGGAACGTCAGCGTCCCGCCCTGGACCGGTTGTTGTCGGACGAGGAGGCCCGGGACCTGCTCCTGGATCATCCCGCGCTGCTTCGCGCATTGTTGGAGGCTCGCACCTGTCTGCCGGTCTCGGCCCGACTCTACTTTTACGTGCTGGTCCGGCACGTGCTGGTTCGCGGCGGGCTGGATGATCGCTCCGTGGCGGATTATGTGGCGGAGATGCTGGCCGAGTTTGCCCGGACTGAACGGTGGCGCCGGCCGCTGCCGGAGCGCGAGTTGAGCGTGGATTACCTCTACGAGATCCTGGCCGCCCTGCGCGAGGTGGACGACGTCACGGCGTTCGTTTTGCGGACCCATCTGGCCAATCACACGCTTTTCCTGTCCGGGTTGTTCGCGCCCTACCTGGAGCGGCGGGAACAGCGCCGGGGCGCGCCGGGCGTGCAATATTACGAAGCGGTGGGCCGGGCCAGTTACCGGGCGGCTCGGGATCACCGGCTGGCCCGCCAGTATGGCTTGACGGAAATCTTCGACACGTTGGCCGAGCAATTCGCGCTCATCCGACAAGCGCTGGGGGACCTGGCCGACCGTCTGTTGGCCCTGGAAGGTCTGGATCCGGGTCTGGAAAAGGTCCTGCGCCAGTGGGCAACCGGGGCAAACGAAGGCATCACCAACTGATCCCGGGGCGACGCAACGGTTCGGCAGGGAGGCCCCGCCCGGAGAGGGCGGCCTACATCTGTTCCAGTACTTCCACGCCCAGAACGTCCAGGCCGAGTTGCAGCACCCGCGCAGTGACCTCGCACAGGTACAGGCGATGACTGCGTTCCGGTTCGGCCGCCCTCAGCACGGGACAGGTCTCGTAGAAGCGCGTGAAACGGCCGGCCAGCTCGTACAGGTAGTTGCAGAGGTAATTGGGACGGTAATCCTCGGCCACGGCTTGCAGGACGAGGCCGAAGTCCAGCAGATGCCGGCCCAGGGCCAGTTCCTCGGGGGTTTGCAGGGTGAACCCGTGGGCCACCGAGGCCCGGGCCGCCTCGTGGGTGAGGCCGCCCTTGCGAAAGATGCTGGCAATGCGGGCATAGGCGTATTGCAGGTAGGGCGCGGTGTTGCCCGTCAGCGACAGCATCCGATCCCAGCTGAACACGTAGTCGCTCTGGCGATTGGAGAGCAGGTCGGCATATTTGACCGCACCGATGCCCACCACACGGGCGATCCGCCGTCGGTCGGCTTCGGGCAGGTCCGGTTGCTTGGCCGTCACCACGGCCAGGGCCCGTTCCTCGGCTTCGTCCAGCAGGTCCTCCAATTTGACCGTGTCGCCGGACCGGGTTTTGAACGGTTTGCCGTCCTCCCCGAGGATCGAGCCGAACCAGACATGGACCAGTTTGACGTGGGCAGCCTCGGGCCGCCACTTGCGGAAGGCGGCGAACACCTGCCGGAAATGAAGCTGTTGGCGGGCGTCGGTGACGTACAGGATCTCGTCCGGATGCCAGGTCTCGATCCGGTAGGCCAGCGTGGCCAGATCGGTGGTGGCATAGTTGAAGGCC
This DNA window, taken from Limisphaera ngatamarikiensis, encodes the following:
- a CDS encoding MFS transporter, which encodes MNPPPSEPSVSLSDRTAQAPGNPLADVKQLGMWASIKSLGFVFWVVGAMEMIERLAYYGVRAVATLYATRPVSEHGLGVTMATFGTLLMTWNLVQSLVPVFTGGLSDRYGYKPTIFLSTALKCLGYLIMAWWQTYAGFFVGAMFLAVGTAIFKPGIQGTLIRATHRLNSSMAWGIFYQAVNIGGWIGPLVALHMRSHMGWQAVFYTNAAVICLNFLLLLTYREPGLEERLARRARIRAGLEREQPLWRESLAELRKPHLTVYLAIFSVWWLMFPMLWDVLPRYVEDWVDTRPMVTFLFGADGAQNAVAKFLLGMDAEGRNIQPEGIVNINAGMIMLTCFVFAGLSARMRATDSLLVGTLLVATALMGIGLTRQVGWIVLALVVFSIGEMLASPKYSEFLGNVAPPDKKAMWIGFSQAPILIGWTLEGKLGPWLYHHFSDKDRLARRTLVEALGWSPDSVSEAVLPVGEAFRKLVEVTGQSPEALTRELLENYPVGLTWYVFAGVGFLTAVMIGFYGRWIRELARRPMQP
- a CDS encoding hydrogenase maturation protease; translated protein: MLVLGYGNPLRRDDGLGVALAETLAAEVRPGVEVRICQQLTPDLAEPVSRAAAVVFVDAAVGGPARVRLQRLRPHTGSTLGTHDCSPAGVLALAEALYGRVPPAWLLALPGEDFGLGEGFSPRGEESLRQGLDRLRRWLDRRRGAARAAG
- a CDS encoding Ni/Fe hydrogenase subunit alpha, which gives rise to MAQRIVIDPVTRIEGHAKISLYLDEAGNVADAEFHVVEFRGFEKFCEGRPFSEMPGLTARVCGICPVSHLLASAKAGDAIMAVDIPPAAEKLRRLMNLGQIVQSHALSFFHLSAPDFVLGWDSPPDRRNVFGLIAAQPELARAGIRLRQFGQEVIEQLGGRKIHPSWAVPGGVRNPLTPEGRDRLRGWIPEARATVQMAIDLFKKTLKSHGREVQIYGNFPSLYMSLVAGDGTWEHYGGRLRFVDGSGNVLADDVDPQRYDEVIGEAVQSGSYLKSPFYKPLGLPDGMYRVGPLARLNVARRMGTPLADAELQYFKKLGRGAVNSAFLYHYARLIEILTCVERIEQMLDDPDLLSDELRADAGINSLRGVGVSEAPRGTLFHDYTVDRNGLLRRVNLIIATGQNNLAMNRTVAQIARHYVRGVPVPESVLNRIEHGIRCYDPCLSCSTHAVGRMPMVVRILGPDGQLLQELRRD
- a CDS encoding oxidoreductase, coding for MDRIKLATVWLGGCSGCHMSFLDLDEFLLELARRVEVVYSPLVDHKEYPEGVDVCLIEGAVCNTDHLELLERIRERTRVLVSFGDCAVTGNVTAIRNQLGPRNAELVLRRAYVECAQENPGIPSREGIVPPLLPRVMPVHEVVPVEYYLPGCPPPADRIRAVLTALLEGRAPALEGPQLKFG
- the hoxU gene encoding bidirectional hydrogenase complex protein HoxU; this translates as MAAVTLTIDGKPVSAPAGATVLEAAQDAGIRIPTLCHLEGVYDVGACRLCLVEVAGSNKLLPACTTKVAEGMEVWTVSDRLRKYRRMTLELLFAERNHVCSVCVSNGNCELQALAYEAGMDHVRFPYQHPQLVVDQSHPLFGMDHNRCILCTRCVRVCWHIEGAGTKNVAGRGADCRIITDLNQPWGESDSCTNCGKCVMACPTGALYYKGLSTGEMHHDRHKLEFIVTAREEKQWIA
- the nuoF gene encoding NADH-quinone oxidoreductase subunit NuoF, which translates into the protein MDLNQLLAIKEKELASRKPYTLRCCTAAGCLSAGSDQVKKQLDQAVAELGLADQVEVRGVGCLRLCSQGPLVHVDPANELYQKVTPENARQLLERVRGGKPPLEQADLQHPFFTRQLPIVLANSGVVDPERIESYIAADGYRALHDAVIEMEPREVIEAIMASGLRGRGGAGFPTGLKWSTVAKSPGPRKYVVCNADEGDPGAFMDRSVLESDPHSVLEGMAIAAYAVGAEQGFIYVRAEYPLAIRRLRLAIEQARRLGILGSGIFGSPLNFNVELRIGAGAFVCGEETALMASIEGRRGTPRPRPPFPAESGLWGCPTLINNVETFANVPAIIRNGADWFARIGTEKSKGTKVFALAGKVKNTGLIEVPMGTTLRTIVEEMGGGAPGGARIKAVQTGGPSGGCIPAELMDVEVDYESLTRLGSIMGSGGMIVMDETTDMVDVARFFMEFCKDESCGKCIPCRAGTVQMHGLLTRILEGRATARDLALLEELCDMVKHTSLCGLGQTAPNPVLSTLRFFRHEYERRLKPERSLHPAAVVGRP
- the hoxE gene encoding bidirectional hydrogenase complex protein HoxE, whose product is MMTTLATPKRKRMQEALARAAGDKRYKILEAHMKKHQHRQDALIEILHKAQELFGYLDDDLLLFVAQRLKLPPSRVYGVATFYHFFQLKPAGKHTCVVCMGTACYVKGADKILATLESQLGVRAGQTTPDGQVSVLVARCIGACGIAPAVVFDGQVAPRQTPESVLATLQPWLTHGSESTSGH
- the sufT gene encoding putative Fe-S cluster assembly protein SufT, which translates into the protein MSSSNPVSLTRDVEATLIPVGTKVTLMKGEQAYITQSLGGSYTVIVNGNMFRIEGKDADALGLPVQTQVVATGKPMTREEVEKQVWEVLKTCYDPEIPVNIVDLGLIYDCVVTPIEGKENAYRVDVKMTLTAPGCGMGPMIAQDAQNKILSIEAVEEANVEVVWDPPWNQSMLSEAAKLQLGLM
- a CDS encoding cysteine desulfurase, giving the protein METVTDTAAANRDTTAATGPTPTGGVDWHRLREDFPILHQTVHGKPLIYFDNAATSQKPRVVIETLRRYYERDNANVHRGIHELSNRATQAYEAARTRVARFLNARSPDEIVFTRGTTEGINLVAQAWGLQNLRPGDVILLTELEHHSNLVPWQMLAQRVGAKLAFVPVTGDEGLVDERRLAELLAPPVKLFAMVHVSNSLGVVNPVADWCARARQRGIVTLVDGAQSAGHMPVDVQAIGCDFFVFSGHKTCGPTGVGVLYGRRELLEHMPPWQGGGEMILSVDYHQTTFKAPPHRFEAGTPDISGPIGLHAALDYLDGIGRARIWQHDQELAQYAYDRLAAIPGIRLFGPKRGRAGLVSFLLNDVHAHDVVTLADREGIALRGGHHCTQPLMRKLGVESTARASFYFYNTFEEVDRFVEVIRAIQKFFSR